A single Phormidium ambiguum IAM M-71 DNA region contains:
- a CDS encoding Precorrin-3B methylase, translating into MAKSEEPRTGEALVKEVCRRIRVARSYWDAHNNAACRGERERALALYNTLTKEQKDLIPQELRVWLRYRSEKYFGAHRTPPKSKRKSK; encoded by the coding sequence ATGGCAAAGTCAGAAGAACCACGCACGGGAGAAGCTCTTGTTAAGGAAGTTTGTCGGCGAATTCGGGTAGCCCGCAGTTATTGGGATGCTCACAACAATGCAGCTTGTCGCGGAGAAAGAGAGCGAGCATTAGCCCTTTACAACACGCTGACTAAAGAACAAAAAGATCTGATTCCCCAGGAGTTGAGGGTATGGTTACGTTACCGTAGTGAAAAATACTTTGGCGCACATCGAACGCCGCCTAAGTCGAAACGGAAGTCGAAATAG